GGGAGAACGAAGCGAAACTGGTCGAGCGGATAAGAAACTCAGACGGATTTATACCGCAGTTGTCTTTGGTAGCCGAGATTGAAAGCAGGATCGTCGGACACCTGCTTCTAAGCAGGGCAAGGGTTGCTGAGGGTCAAGAGAATCAAGAGGTAATTGTTCTTGCCCCGATTGCGGTTCACCCGTCATTGCAAAAGCAGGGAATCGGCAGCCGGCTAATGAAAGAAGGTTTGGACCGATGTGAGGAGCTTGGGTTCAGAGCGGTCTTTCTGATCGGGCATTCGTCTTACTACCCTAAATTCGGGTTTAAACCTGCACGAACTCTTGACTTCGCATTGAGGCAATTTGAAGTTTCGGATGATGTGTTTATGGTCCGTGAATTAAAGGACGGGGATTTGAAGAATCTCAAAGGAGAGCTGTTATATCCGGAGCCGTTTTTCAGCTAGAGAGCAGCGTCCGAAGTTAACCGGAAGGCGCGATACTGAAGCAGTAACAAGATTCCGGTTACAGCAAAAAAACCTTCTAATGAGAACGTATGTTTGATATACTATAAGCAAACAAGTGTTTGGTGGACCGGATTTTTACTGCGGCTTGATAATGAGAGTGCTTACCGCTTTTCTCGCATCTGAGACGACACTTTTCTATCGTTGGTCGAAAAATCAAAAAGGAAGTGTTAACGTGGAAAACCACTATTTCATGGAATGGTCAATGAAACATAAACAATCCGAGATCGAACGTAAAGCGCGGACAGCATGGATGTGGAATCAAGAACAGCCCTATACTGCCATAACCGCTAAAGGCCAACTCAGTGAGAAAGCCGTCGCCGTTCTTGCGGATTTTCTGGAAAACGGCAACGATCAGATGAGGCTGCAGGCAGCCGATATCGTTTTGCGGCATTTATCGGGTAAAGAAACCGAGAGGAAAAGATTACTCCAAAGGGTATTCTCCAAATAAGCTCTCAGAGGGTTGAAGCATACCGGTTATCGCCTCTCTTATGATATTGCACTTGCGCGATTTCCGCGGCTTTGCTATAATTACCAACAATAACCGTATACGCAATCATGCCGATGAAGAGAATCCAACTCGGAGGCGCTGCGAACGGGACTGTGCAGCCGCAGGCTGCAAGCGTCCTCTAAGTATTCCGGCACCGTACCGTTATCTGCGGATCAAGAGAGTCGATGAAGTCAGCTTCGACTAATTTGGGTGGCACCGCGAGCGCGCTCCTCGTCCCTTATGGGATGAGGGGCGCGTATTTTATTTCGCATAGGAAGAGGAGTGCTTGCCCATGTTAGACATTCGCATCATCCGAGCTCGGAGCAAAGATGTTCAGGAAGCGGCTGACCGTAAAGGCCTTGCTTTCGATGTGAAAGAGCTGCTTGCGCTTGATGACCGCAGACGGCAGCAGCTGGCTAAGACCGAGGAGCTGCGAGCAGAGAGAAACCACCGTTCGGCGGTGGTTCCCAAGCTGTTAAAGGAGAACCGGCAGCAGGAAGCGGAATACGAGAAGCAGGCCGTAACGGAGCTCTTAAGGAATTTAAA
This is a stretch of genomic DNA from Paenibacillus sp. sptzw28. It encodes these proteins:
- a CDS encoding GNAT family N-acetyltransferase, whose product is MVEIRTEAEADHQAVYQLNVEAFSGRENEAKLVERIRNSDGFIPQLSLVAEIESRIVGHLLLSRARVAEGQENQEVIVLAPIAVHPSLQKQGIGSRLMKEGLDRCEELGFRAVFLIGHSSYYPKFGFKPARTLDFALRQFEVSDDVFMVRELKDGDLKNLKGELLYPEPFFS